A single region of the Alphaproteobacteria bacterium genome encodes:
- a CDS encoding 1-deoxy-D-xylulose-5-phosphate reductoisomerase, with protein sequence MALAEPKAVLAPKRVTILGSTGSVGCSTLDLVARNPDAFQIEALTAHRDVASLAAQARRFHPAMVAIADSACYEALKDALYDTSIEVGAGPNAIVEAASRPVDWIMAAIVGAAGLVPTLAAARQGGVLAIANKECLVTAGPLFMAEAARHGTTVLPVDSEHNAIFQVLDLEHRNAVEKIILTASGGPFRETPLDRLADVTPEQALNHPNWDMGSKISIDSATMMNKGLELIEAHYLFEMDEPNIDVLVHPQSIVHSMVAYRDGSVLAQLGTPDMRTPIAYTLAWPERMETPSARLDLAQIGALTFEAPDDTRFPALRLARQALRAGHGATTVLNAANEVAVAAFLAGKTGFLDIVATVEATLDAVRSGDTVSLADVMALDAQARRLADNFVASNGSN encoded by the coding sequence ATGGCCTTAGCCGAACCGAAAGCGGTGTTGGCACCCAAGCGTGTAACGATCCTCGGTTCGACCGGCTCGGTGGGGTGTAGCACCCTCGACCTCGTTGCGCGAAACCCCGATGCCTTCCAGATCGAGGCCCTGACGGCCCACCGCGACGTCGCATCCTTGGCCGCACAGGCCCGTCGTTTCCACCCCGCGATGGTCGCGATCGCCGATTCAGCCTGTTACGAGGCACTCAAGGACGCGTTATACGACACTTCCATTGAGGTCGGCGCCGGACCGAACGCCATCGTCGAGGCGGCATCGCGTCCTGTCGATTGGATCATGGCAGCCATTGTCGGCGCCGCAGGACTAGTGCCAACCCTGGCAGCGGCCCGGCAAGGTGGCGTGCTCGCAATTGCGAACAAAGAGTGCCTCGTCACCGCGGGACCATTGTTCATGGCGGAGGCGGCCCGCCACGGCACAACCGTGCTGCCCGTCGATTCTGAGCACAATGCAATCTTCCAAGTCCTCGACCTCGAACACCGCAATGCCGTCGAGAAGATCATCCTGACCGCGTCTGGCGGCCCGTTCCGCGAAACCCCCTTGGATCGCCTCGCGGACGTAACGCCAGAACAGGCTTTGAATCACCCAAACTGGGATATGGGATCGAAGATCTCGATCGATTCGGCGACGATGATGAACAAAGGCCTTGAATTAATCGAGGCCCATTACCTCTTCGAGATGGACGAACCCAACATTGACGTCCTGGTTCATCCACAATCGATCGTCCATAGCATGGTCGCCTATCGGGACGGATCTGTCCTCGCCCAGTTAGGAACCCCAGACATGCGGACTCCAATTGCCTACACGCTAGCGTGGCCGGAACGAATGGAAACGCCATCGGCGCGCCTTGACCTCGCCCAGATCGGTGCGCTGACCTTCGAGGCCCCCGACGACACGCGGTTTCCGGCCCTCCGCTTGGCCCGCCAAGCGTTGAGAGCGGGCCATGGCGCTACCACCGTCCTCAACGCAGCGAACGAAGTTGCTGTCGCCGCCTTCTTGGCTGGCAAAACCGGGTTTCTAGATATTGTCGCGACTGTTGAAGCGACGCTCGACGCCGTGCGTTCAGGTGATACCGTTTCGCTAGCCGATGTTATGGCTTTGGATGCCCAGGCACGACGGTTAGCCGACAACTTCGTCGCATCGAATGGTAGTAACTAG
- the rseP gene encoding RIP metalloprotease RseP translates to MDFLAEAALRILPFLAVITIVVFFHELGHFLVARWNGIRVDVFSIGFGGEVFGWHDKHGTRWRISWVPLGGYVKFFGDAGATSAQGEGLEEMSSADRAVSFHHKRLWQRATVVVAGPVANFILAIVIFAIMFATVGQRISDPLVIEVMSGGAAEAAGFRAGDLIVTIDGKPISRFQELQSYVQPRPGQTIQVGVERDGRSIDLIVTPTPAEREAFGSTQTIGLIGITGPGGQFERQSPTDSVWLGVAATYGVVETTLVYLADVVTGNASSDQLSGPIGIAVVTSEVARVSVVGLINLAAVISVALGLFNLFPIPLLDGGHLLFYAAEALRGKPLSERAQEYGMRFGMLVVIAIFVLATFNDLKYRLDFFGFVSGLLS, encoded by the coding sequence ATGGATTTTCTTGCCGAAGCCGCGCTCAGGATACTGCCATTTCTGGCCGTCATTACCATTGTCGTCTTCTTTCACGAACTCGGCCACTTCCTAGTCGCACGATGGAACGGCATTCGCGTCGACGTTTTCTCGATCGGCTTCGGCGGCGAGGTTTTTGGTTGGCACGACAAACACGGAACGCGGTGGCGGATCAGTTGGGTTCCGCTTGGCGGTTACGTCAAATTCTTTGGGGATGCCGGCGCGACCAGCGCGCAGGGCGAAGGTCTCGAAGAAATGAGCTCGGCCGACCGCGCCGTCAGCTTCCACCACAAAAGGCTCTGGCAACGTGCGACAGTCGTCGTTGCCGGCCCGGTCGCCAATTTCATTCTTGCCATCGTGATTTTTGCAATCATGTTTGCGACGGTCGGTCAACGAATCAGCGACCCACTCGTCATTGAGGTGATGAGCGGCGGCGCCGCGGAAGCGGCGGGCTTCCGTGCCGGCGACCTCATCGTCACTATCGACGGCAAACCGATCTCACGGTTTCAGGAACTGCAGTCGTATGTCCAACCCCGACCAGGTCAAACGATTCAAGTAGGCGTCGAGCGAGACGGCAGGTCGATCGACCTGATCGTTACGCCGACACCTGCTGAACGTGAAGCGTTTGGGAGCACCCAAACCATTGGTTTGATTGGCATCACCGGTCCGGGCGGCCAGTTCGAACGGCAGAGCCCCACCGATTCCGTCTGGCTTGGCGTCGCGGCCACATACGGCGTTGTCGAAACCACGTTGGTATACTTGGCCGATGTGGTCACAGGAAACGCCAGTTCGGATCAGCTATCGGGTCCTATAGGGATAGCGGTCGTTACGTCCGAAGTCGCCCGCGTCAGCGTTGTGGGATTGATCAATCTGGCAGCGGTGATATCCGTCGCCCTAGGCCTGTTCAATCTGTTTCCCATCCCGTTGCTAGACGGCGGACACCTTTTGTTCTATGCGGCCGAGGCGCTGCGCGGCAAACCTCTGAGCGAGCGCGCCCAGGAATACGGCATGCGATTTGGTATGCTCGTCGTCATCGCCATCTTCGTTCTCGCAACGTTTAACGACCTTAAGTACCGTCTCGACTTTTTTGGGTTCGTCAGTGGATTGCTCAGTTAG